In Caloramator sp. E03, the sequence TGTATATTTTTTCTTTTCTATTCATATACTGCCTCCTTATATAAGGATAAGTTTTGTTAAGTTATATGATATTTGAATTTCATCTCTCCTTTGAGTTATCTTATATATAGCCAAAAACAAAATACCTCCGAAGGAGAGATGAAATTATGTGCAAGTCATTGAATAAAATTTCATGTCCAAGATGCCATAGTCAAAATCTCTATCGCTTTGGGAAAGACAAAGCAGGTAATCAAAAATATCAATGTAAAGACTGTAGACGTCAGTTTACTCTTGAAGATTATAGGGGCAAGAAAAATCGTGTATTGAGAGGGTATCCTCGTTGTCCTGTTTGTGGTAGAGGTACTTATTTGCACCATGATTATGAGTACTATTCCCATTATACTTGCAACTCTAAAAAATGTGGTCATTCTATTTATGTTGCAAAACCTATTAATATACCCTCTGCATCTTGTGAATTAATTAAAGGAAAGACAGATTTTAAAAGAATGAGATTTCCATTATTTTTAATTCTTACTGCACTTAACCTCTATTATCTAAATGGTTCTTCAACAAGAAGAATATCTCAATTTTTTAAACTAACCTACAATGTCAAATTTTCTCATGTAACTATTGCATCTTGGTGCAAAAAATTTGCTCCAATTTTTCTAAGTATAGCTAATAGACTTACTGAAAATCTTGATTTAAGTGCATCTGATGAATGGCATGCCGACGAAACTGTCGTTTTTATTAATGGTAAAAAACATTATCTTTGGTTAATTATAGATTCAGAAACCAGAATGGTTCTTGGTTTTAATTTATCTCCTTCAAGAGATGCTTCTCAAGCTTTTTCCTTGTTTAAATCTGCAAGTAAGTTTGGATGTCCATCGGCTATTGTGACCGATAGATTAGGCTCATATAATCTTGCTACTAAAACTATTTTTAACACTTCAAAACACATAAAAGTTCAATCATTTAAAGATGATATATCCAACAACTTGCTAGAAGCTTTTAATGATACATTTAAAGACTGGTATAAACGTAAAAGAGGTTTTAAATCATTTGAAAGTGCAAACACTCTAATAGCAATGTTTATTTTCCATTATAATTTTTTAAGACCTCACTATTCTTTAAACAATCTAACTCCTGCACAAGTTGCTGGTATTTTAGTTGATGAAAAAAATATTAATAACTGGCTTCTGTCTGCTTAATTCTCAAATAAACCATATATTCTTAACACACCTACATTTTAAGTTTTAAGTAGGTGCCTTCGGCATGCCTTTTTTTGATAAATCCAGTATTATCAAATTTTATTAATTTAGATTACATAAAAAAACTGTGTAATTTTGTGTAATTATACGTGTAGCTACGCTATTTTTTCATATTTACTTAACACAATCTAAGGATAAGTTTTTATAATATTTAAAACGATTATAATAAATTAAATTTATTAATAAATATTATGAATCTTAATAAAATTTGTTTTTTATATTATACAACATCATTACAACATATTCTATATAGTGTTTTAAATTTATTTTAAAAAACATTATTTAAAACACAAAAGTTTTAAATAATTTGAAACACTACTAAAATACATTGAAACACTGCAAAATATATATTATGATTATTGCGACAATTCAAACAAAAAGAAGAAAATTAGTGTTTTGGCACGGAAGTTGCTTTATATATAAATGACAAGATAATAAAAGGAGTGGTAATTTATGAATATAGAACAAACAGTAATGGAATTGATTATTAGCTCAGGTGAAGCAAGGGCTTATGCCTATGAGGCATTATCAAAAGCAAGAGAAGGCAAGTTTGAAGAGGCTGAAAAACTAATTAGCAAAGCAAATGATGTAATAGATAGGACTCACAATATACAAACTTCTTTATTACAAAAAGAAGCAAGTGGAGAGCATGTGGAAGTATCAATTTTATTTGTACATGCACAGGATCATTTGATGACTGCAATTTCTGAAAAAAATCTTATATGTCAGATAATTGAATTAACAAAGGATATAAATAAATTATTAGCTGAAAAATAAATATATTAATATTTTGGAGGTGTTATTATGATTAAAATTGTATTATTTTGTGCAGCAGGTATGTCAACAAGTGTTTTGGTAACTAAGATGGAAAAAGCTGCAAAAGAAAAAGGGATTGATGTTAAAGTCGAGGCATTTCCAGAATCTCAAATGGAAAAACACTTAGATGGGGTGTCAGTTGTACTGCTTGGACCACAGGTTAGGTTTATGCTACCAAAGGCAAAGCAAATATGTGAACCCTTAGGTATTCCTGTTGATGTTATTGCTCCACAGGATTATGGTATGATGAATGGAGCCAAGGTTTTAGAAAATGCATTGAAATTAATTGGAAAAAAATAAATTTATATAGTTCATGAGAGAGCATGAGATTTAGCTATCATAATAGCTAATAAATTTGTTCCTAAATTATATTTTAATATAAAGGGGGAATTATGTATGGAATCGACGAAGTTTACTGACAGAATGATAACCATGATCATGAAATTTGTCAACACAAAGGCTATTATTGCATTGAAAGACGGAATTATGTACACATTACCTTTAACTATGGTTGGATCTGTATTCCTGCTACTTGCTCAAATCCCATATCAGCCATTTAATGATTTTATGGCAGGAATCTTTGGAAACAACTGGACTGATCCTTTATTCCAAATCTATGGCGTTACTTTTGAAATCATAGCTTTTGCAGCATGTATGGGTATAGCTTATGTTTATACAAAGAATGAAGGATTTGAAGGCTTACCTGCCTCAATAATAGCACTTGTATCATTTTTAGGTCTTAATAATTCTTATGTTACAGTTACAGGAGCAGACAACAAAGCTATAAAAGTAGGAAGCGTTATAGACAAAGCTTGGACAGGCGGTAAAGGTATGGTAACAGCTATAATAGTTGGACTACTAGTAGGGTATGTATATTCATTATTACTTAAAAAGAAAGTTACCATTAAATTGCCTGAAGGTGTTCCACAGGGTGTTGTTAACCAGTTTACAGCTTTAATACCTGCAGCTGTTATATTTACAGGTGTTTTCCTCATATATATTTTCTTTAAGGTTGCACTTAATACTACATTTATTGAATGGATATATAAAGTATTACAAACTCCACTTCAGGGTATGACAGATTCTATAGGAGGAGTAATAATTACTACAGCACTTGTTTCTATTCTTTGGTGGTTTGGTGTTCATGGAGCAGCAATAGTTTTAGGTGTTGTACAAGGTTTATATACTGCAAATGAATTAGCAAACCAGGCTATTATAAATAGTGGTAAGGCTTTAACTATTGCAAATGGAGCTCATATTATGACAAATCAGCTATGGTCCGGTTACGTAGCTATTACAGGTTCAGGATTAACTATAGGTCTTGTAATTGCAATGATTTTTGCAGGTAAGTCAACCCAGTCTAAGACTTTAGGTAAATTAGCTATATGGCCTGCTTTATTCAATATCAATGAGCCTGTTACCTTCGGATTCCCAATAGTTATGAACCCATTTATGTTCCTACCATTTGTTTTAGTACCTGTTGTTTCAGCAGTAGCAACGTATTTTATGGTTAGAATAGGCTTCTTGCATCCTTTTACAGCTGTTGAGCCACCATGGACAACACCTCCAATAATTTATGGATTTATTGTTAATGGATGGAGAGGAGCATTATGGCAGATAGTAGTAATGGCATGGTCTACAGTTGCATACTTCCCATTCTTTAAGAGACAGGATGCACTTAATCTTAAGGCAGAACAAGAAACATTAGAGGCAGAGCAAGGTTTAAGCATGTAATATTTAACTATTAGCCTGGTATTTCATTTAGAAAATACCAGGCTAATAATTGAAATATATAAAAAAATTTGAAATAGGAGTGGCTTAAAATGAAGTTATTTAAGTTAACAGTTAAAGGAAATACACAAGAATTTACTATTGACTATACTGCTTCAACTAATTTTATCAGTTATGTTGATTGTGGGTTTACAGGAACTGAACAGGAAAAGTACGAAAAGTTTTTAAAGGATCTTTCTGAAAACGGAGGCCCGCAGCCTATAAATATAAAAGTAAAGATGACTACACAAACTACAGACAGGGCTTTGGCAAAAAATGATGTTTTGAATATAAAAGACGTAAATGATTTTATCAAAAGATTAGGGAGGTAATTTAAAATATCATCTCATGTATAAGTTAGTATGTATTGATATGGACGGAACGTTATTAAACAGTAAAAGGGAAATTTCTGATATAAATAAGAGTGCCTTAAAAAAAGCTTTTGATATGGGTGTTCACATTGTAATTACTACTGGAAGGATATATCTAAATGCAGAATATTATTCTGATTTAATAGGTATCAAATCCCCTATAATTGCTTCCAATGGAGCTATTATTAAGGAAAAGGGAAGTAATGAGTTTATTTATAAAGCTGTAATACCTAAGGAAATAAATCTCCAAATACTGGAGATATGTAATAAATATAAGCTTTATCCTCGATTTCATACTATAACAGATATTTATTATAGTGATAGCCTTTTTAATTTTATGAATCTAATGTTTTATTTCTCATTTGCTTTAAAAGTTAAGTCAAAGGATCATAGGGTACGAATGCATTATATTAAAAGTAAAAGAAAATGGCATGAAGTTTTTAACTTAAAAAAAGAGGATATAGTTAAGTGTGAAATCTATAGTTTTGATAAGGAAAAAATAAAAAATGTCTATGATGAGCTGAAAAAAATAGGGTCAATTAAAGTTGTACCTGGATTTAACAGCTTAGAAATTACTCGTAAAGATGTATCAAAAGGATCAGCCATAAAATTCTTAGCTGAAAAGTATAAAATAAAAAGAGAAGAAATAGTTGCCATTGGAGATAGTGAAAATGATATTGAAATGATTCAGTATGCAGGATTTGGTGTTGCTATGGGAAATGCAATTAAAGCTGTTAAGGAAAAAGCTAATTATATAACAACATCTAATGACGAGGATGGAGTAGCAAAGGTAATAAATGAATTTATCATTAATTCAGAAGAAAAATATGCATAATACTTTATATAAATAATTGAAAGGAGTAAAAAATATGTATCATAAAAAACTAAAGCCTTTCCCAAAGGATTTTTTATGGGGTGCGTCAACATCAGCTTATCAGGTAGAAGGTGCCTATAATGAAGATGGAAAAGGGATGTCGGTTATAGACATGGGAAAACATCCTGAAGGTACCACGGATTTTAAAGTTGCAAGTGATCATTATCATCATTATAAAGAAGATATTGCATTATTTGCTGAAATGGGTTTTAAAGCATATAGATTTTCAATTGCATGGACAAGAATTTTCCCTGAAGGAACAGGAGAGGTTAATCCAAAGGGGATTGCTTTTTATAATGATTTAATAAATGAATTAATATCACATAATATAGAACCAATTGTAACAATGTATCACTTCGATTTACCTTATGCTTTGCAGCAAAAAGGTGGCTGGTCAAACAGGGAGACAATTGATGCTTTTGAGAATTATGCAAGAACTTTATTCTTGAATTTTGGAGATAGGGTAAAATATTGGCTTACTATAAATGAACAAAATATGATGATTTTGCATGGAGCAGCTATAGGAATAGTTGACAAAAATGTAAAAAATATTGAGAAAGAATTATATCAGCAAAATCATAATATGTTTTTAGCACAGGCAAAAGCAATGAAGTTATGTCATGAATTATGTCCAAATGCAAAAATTGGTCCTGCACCTAATATTTCAGCTATTTATCCTGCAAGTTCAAAACCTGAAGATGTACTTGCAGCTGCAAATCTATCATCAATTCGAAACTGGCTCTATCTTGATATGGCTGTATTTGGAAGATATAATAGCAAAGCCTGGAGTTATTTGGAGGAAAAAGGTTATACACCTGAGATTAAAGATGGTGATATGGAAATTTTAAAGGGTGCAAATCCAGATTTTATAGCATTTAACTATTATTCAACATCAACTGTAGCAGAAAGTAAAAATGATGAATGGGATAAAACATCTATTGGAGATCAGCAAATTGTAATAGGAGAACAGGGAGTTTATCGTGGAGTAAAGAATCCTTATTTAGAAAAAACACAATTTGGATGGGAAATAGATCCTGTGGGCTTTAGAAATACGTTGTGTGAAATGAATGAAAGATATAATCTGCCGTTATTGGTAACTGAAAATGGGTTGGGGGCCTTTGATAAGTTAGAAGAAGGTGATGTAGTAAATGATGATTATCGTATAGATTTTTTGCGAAAACACATCGAACAAGCCCAATTGGCAATTACAGATGGAGTAAAATTAATTGGATACTGTCCATGGTCAGCTATTGACCTTGTAAGTACGCATCAGGGTTTTGCAAAACGCTATGGTTTTATATATGTTAACAGGGATGAATTTGATTTAAAAGATTTACGCCGTATAAGAAAGAAGAGCTTCTATTGGTATAAAAAGGTTATTAGTACTAATGGAGAGGATTTAAAGTAGCATAGCCTACTTTAAAAATTATCTTATGAAAATTGAGAAGGTATATAGGAAAACTTTTGAGGAGTGATAAGGTATGGATGGGATTAAAATTGTAACCATAGGTGGAGGATCAAGCTATACACCTGAACTTGTAGAAGGTTTTATAAAAAGATATGAAGAGCTTCCTGTAAGGGAACTTTGGCTTGTTGACATAGAAGAGGGAAAAGAAAAGTTAGAGATTGTAAGTAACCTTGCAAGAAGAATGGTAAAAAAAGCTGGTGTGCCAATTAATATATATACAACACTAAATAGAAGGGAAGCACTTTCAGGGGCTGATTTTGTAACAACGCAAATAAGAGTAGGTTTACTTGATGCAAGAATAAAAGATGAGAGAATTCCTTTAAGCCATGGATATATAGGTCAGGAAACAAATGGTGCTGGAGGAATGTTTAAAGGGTTAAGGACAATACCTGTAATACTTGATATAGATAAAGATATGGCAGAACTTTGTCCCGATGCATGGCTTATTAATTTTGCAAACCCATCAGGAATGGTTACTGAAGCTGTACTTAGATACGGAAGAAAAAATAAAAAAGTAATAGGACTTTGTAATGTACCAATTGGCATGGAAATGACAATTGCAAAGGGATTAGGTGTTGAGCATAGCAGGATAAGGATTGATTTTGCGGGGCTTAACCATATGGTATTTGGATTAAAAGTTTATCTAGATGGTAAGGATATAACAGAAGAAATAATAAATAGAATGGCTAATGGTGAAATAGGTCCTTCTGTAAAGAACATTAAAGATATTGAGTGGTCAAAGGAATTTGTAAAAGGTTTAGGCGTAATTCCTTGTCCATACCATAGATATTATTTCCAGAAAAAGACTATGCTTGATAATGAATTAGAGGAGTTTTCAAAGGGTGAAACCAGATCAGAGGTTGTAAAACGTCTTGAGGATGAATTGTTTGAATTATATAAAGATCCAAACCTTGAAGTTAAACCACCTCAACTTGAGAAAAGAGGAGGAGCTTATTACAGCGATGCAGCTTGCAGGTTGATAAGTTCAATTTATAATGACAAGAGAGATATACAGCCTGTAAATACTATGAATAATGGAGCTATAGCTGGGATACCTGCAGAATCAGCAGTAGAAGTAAGCTGTGTTATAACAAAGGAAGGTCCAAAACCTATAACAATAGGAGAGCTTCCAGTAGCTGTAAATGGTTTGGTTCAACAAATAAAATCCTTTGAAAGGTTAACTATTGAGGCGGCAATTACAGGAGATTATAATAAGGCTTTGGTTGCAATGACAATTAATCCACTGGTTCAATCTGAGAGAATGGCTAAAGTACTTCTTGATGAATTGTTAGAAGCTCATAAAGATTATTTACCGAATTTTAAGGACTATTTTGAGAAAAAAGATAATAACAATCTTTAAACTAATTAGCGATAGAAGTTGCCACTTCTATAAGTGGTTAGTTTGCGACTACAATAAAAGGCACCCTTTTAAGGTGCCTTTTATTGTATGTTTATTTTCCTTCCACTTTTGTTTTCTTTGTTTATCTTTGGAAGTTCAAGGGTTAAAACTCCATTTTTATATTCTGCCTTTATTTCATCGGTTTTAATGTTAGAAACATCAAAGCTTCTTACGAAGGATCCAAATCTTCTTTCTCTTCTAATGTAGTTATCTTTGTTTTCCTCTCTTTTTTCACTATGCTTTGCTGAAATTGTAAGCCTGTTTCCATCTATGTCTATATCAATGTCTTCTTTGTTAAAACCTGGCAAATCAGCTTCAAGTACAAATTTATCCCCTTTATCTACTATATCGGTTTTAAAGGATGGAAAGTCTAAATTAAAGTTTTGCAGAAAGTTTTTTTCCATATCATTATAAAGGTCAAAGATGTCATTGTTAATTCTTCTAAAGGGAACTAAATCAAACATCTTAACACCTCCAAAATTTTTTCAAAATTATTATTACCAATTTTAAAATTATTATTATAAAACTTACTTTTACATTTCAATTGAAGATAAGGATTTTAAAGATTAAAATTATATTGTAAAACTTTTAAGGGGTGAGTTTATGAAACTGCCTGAACTTAATAATTATGAAAAAAGGATAATTGGTGAAATTAAAATAGATAAAAGAGAACCGACCTTTATGGCTTATCCTGAAAGTATGAGTGATAATCTAAAAGGATATTTAAAAAGCATTGGAATAGAAAAACTTTATTCGCATCAGTATGAGATGTTTGAAAGAGCTAAAAAAGGAGAAAATGTAATAATTACTACTTCAACTGCAAGTGGTAAAACTTTAAGCTTTTTACTTCCAGTTATTGAGGAAATATTAAGGGATAAAAGTACAAGAGCACTTTTTATATATCCGACTAAGGCACTTGCTCATGATCAGTTTAGGAATTTTATATCAGCTATTGAATATTTTGGAGAGGAAAACATTCAATGTGGAATTTATGATGGTGATACTCCTCCTAATGAGAGATCAAGGATTAGAAAAAATGCAAATATAATATTGACCAATCCTGAGATGATAAACTCTGCTTTTTTGCCTAATCATAGCATATATGGATTTAATCACATATTTTCACGCCTTAAGTTTGTAGTAATAGATGAGCTCCATGTATATAGGGGAGCCTTTGGATCACATATGGCAAACGTTATCAGAAGGTTAAATAGGATATGTAAATACTATAAGTCAAATCCTCAATTTCTTTTTAGCTCTGCAACAATTGCAAATCCTATTGAGCATGCAGAGAATATTAGTGGAAAAAAGTTTTCACATATTTATAAAGATGGTTCACCTGGGAGCCAAAAGACAATTTATATATGGCAGCCTCCTTTTTTAAGAGATACTGAATATAGGAAAACTCCTGAAGAGGAAGCATCAGAATTTATACCTGACCTTATACAGTCAGGCAGAAGGTTTATAACTTTTTGCAAAAGCAGAAGGGAAGTAGAAG encodes:
- a CDS encoding PTS lactose/cellobiose transporter subunit IIA, producing the protein MNIEQTVMELIISSGEARAYAYEALSKAREGKFEEAEKLISKANDVIDRTHNIQTSLLQKEASGEHVEVSILFVHAQDHLMTAISEKNLICQIIELTKDINKLLAEK
- a CDS encoding Hsp20/alpha crystallin family protein — translated: MFDLVPFRRINNDIFDLYNDMEKNFLQNFNLDFPSFKTDIVDKGDKFVLEADLPGFNKEDIDIDIDGNRLTISAKHSEKREENKDNYIRRERRFGSFVRSFDVSNIKTDEIKAEYKNGVLTLELPKINKENKSGRKINIQ
- a CDS encoding 6-phospho-beta-glucosidase, yielding MDGIKIVTIGGGSSYTPELVEGFIKRYEELPVRELWLVDIEEGKEKLEIVSNLARRMVKKAGVPINIYTTLNRREALSGADFVTTQIRVGLLDARIKDERIPLSHGYIGQETNGAGGMFKGLRTIPVILDIDKDMAELCPDAWLINFANPSGMVTEAVLRYGRKNKKVIGLCNVPIGMEMTIAKGLGVEHSRIRIDFAGLNHMVFGLKVYLDGKDITEEIINRMANGEIGPSVKNIKDIEWSKEFVKGLGVIPCPYHRYYFQKKTMLDNELEEFSKGETRSEVVKRLEDELFELYKDPNLEVKPPQLEKRGGAYYSDAACRLISSIYNDKRDIQPVNTMNNGAIAGIPAESAVEVSCVITKEGPKPITIGELPVAVNGLVQQIKSFERLTIEAAITGDYNKALVAMTINPLVQSERMAKVLLDELLEAHKDYLPNFKDYFEKKDNNNL
- a CDS encoding Cof-type HAD-IIB family hydrolase; the encoded protein is MYKLVCIDMDGTLLNSKREISDINKSALKKAFDMGVHIVITTGRIYLNAEYYSDLIGIKSPIIASNGAIIKEKGSNEFIYKAVIPKEINLQILEICNKYKLYPRFHTITDIYYSDSLFNFMNLMFYFSFALKVKSKDHRVRMHYIKSKRKWHEVFNLKKEDIVKCEIYSFDKEKIKNVYDELKKIGSIKVVPGFNSLEITRKDVSKGSAIKFLAEKYKIKREEIVAIGDSENDIEMIQYAGFGVAMGNAIKAVKEKANYITTSNDEDGVAKVINEFIINSEEKYA
- a CDS encoding IS6 family transposase, with the translated sequence MCKSLNKISCPRCHSQNLYRFGKDKAGNQKYQCKDCRRQFTLEDYRGKKNRVLRGYPRCPVCGRGTYLHHDYEYYSHYTCNSKKCGHSIYVAKPINIPSASCELIKGKTDFKRMRFPLFLILTALNLYYLNGSSTRRISQFFKLTYNVKFSHVTIASWCKKFAPIFLSIANRLTENLDLSASDEWHADETVVFINGKKHYLWLIIDSETRMVLGFNLSPSRDASQAFSLFKSASKFGCPSAIVTDRLGSYNLATKTIFNTSKHIKVQSFKDDISNNLLEAFNDTFKDWYKRKRGFKSFESANTLIAMFIFHYNFLRPHYSLNNLTPAQVAGILVDEKNINNWLLSA
- a CDS encoding PTS sugar transporter subunit IIB, coding for MIKIVLFCAAGMSTSVLVTKMEKAAKEKGIDVKVEAFPESQMEKHLDGVSVVLLGPQVRFMLPKAKQICEPLGIPVDVIAPQDYGMMNGAKVLENALKLIGKK
- a CDS encoding PTS sugar transporter subunit IIC; its protein translation is MESTKFTDRMITMIMKFVNTKAIIALKDGIMYTLPLTMVGSVFLLLAQIPYQPFNDFMAGIFGNNWTDPLFQIYGVTFEIIAFAACMGIAYVYTKNEGFEGLPASIIALVSFLGLNNSYVTVTGADNKAIKVGSVIDKAWTGGKGMVTAIIVGLLVGYVYSLLLKKKVTIKLPEGVPQGVVNQFTALIPAAVIFTGVFLIYIFFKVALNTTFIEWIYKVLQTPLQGMTDSIGGVIITTALVSILWWFGVHGAAIVLGVVQGLYTANELANQAIINSGKALTIANGAHIMTNQLWSGYVAITGSGLTIGLVIAMIFAGKSTQSKTLGKLAIWPALFNINEPVTFGFPIVMNPFMFLPFVLVPVVSAVATYFMVRIGFLHPFTAVEPPWTTPPIIYGFIVNGWRGALWQIVVMAWSTVAYFPFFKRQDALNLKAEQETLEAEQGLSM
- a CDS encoding glycoside hydrolase family 1 protein encodes the protein MYHKKLKPFPKDFLWGASTSAYQVEGAYNEDGKGMSVIDMGKHPEGTTDFKVASDHYHHYKEDIALFAEMGFKAYRFSIAWTRIFPEGTGEVNPKGIAFYNDLINELISHNIEPIVTMYHFDLPYALQQKGGWSNRETIDAFENYARTLFLNFGDRVKYWLTINEQNMMILHGAAIGIVDKNVKNIEKELYQQNHNMFLAQAKAMKLCHELCPNAKIGPAPNISAIYPASSKPEDVLAAANLSSIRNWLYLDMAVFGRYNSKAWSYLEEKGYTPEIKDGDMEILKGANPDFIAFNYYSTSTVAESKNDEWDKTSIGDQQIVIGEQGVYRGVKNPYLEKTQFGWEIDPVGFRNTLCEMNERYNLPLLVTENGLGAFDKLEEGDVVNDDYRIDFLRKHIEQAQLAITDGVKLIGYCPWSAIDLVSTHQGFAKRYGFIYVNRDEFDLKDLRRIRKKSFYWYKKVISTNGEDLK